One window from the genome of Salvelinus fontinalis isolate EN_2023a chromosome 3, ASM2944872v1, whole genome shotgun sequence encodes:
- the LOC129851382 gene encoding E3 ubiquitin-protein ligase rnf168-like produces MGLMSEDMECCVCLQPYSRREKIPRMLHCKHTFCGLCLQAMSRLQSGLLTVCCPLCRWITCTVPSLTVSGSLWVNTEIWDQILDTQQEEEEEEEEEEWKGANRQTQTTTQYTWSPSKHCGLRIKLQNFLRRMKHNVL; encoded by the exons ATGGGTCTGATGAGCGAGGACATGGAGTGCTGCGTCTGCCTCCAGCCCTACTCTCGTAGGGAGAAGATCCCTCGGATGCTCCACTGTAAGCACACATTCTGTGGGCTGTGCTTGCAGGCGATGTCCAGGCTCCAGAGCGGCCTACTGACAGTATGCTGCCCCCTGTGCCGTTGGATCACCTGCACCGTGCCCAGCCTCACCGTGTCGGGGTCGCTGTGGGTTAACactgagatctgggaccagatactagacacacaacaggaagaggaggaggaagaagaggaggaagagtggaAGGGagctaacagacagacacagaccacTACACAGTACACATG GTCTCCATCAAAGCATTGTGGCCTGAGGATCAAACTACAGAATTTCCTGAGGAGGATGAAGCACAATGTACTGTAA